The DNA region TCCCCCCCTTCTTGTCGGTCGCGTTGACGATGCTCGTCAGACCGGCGTCAGCCTTGGCGTTGCCCCCAGCGCCCTTGCTGCCGTCACTGCCCGAGTCGCTGCCGCTGCAGGCCGACGCGCCGAGCGACACCGCTACGGCCACGGCTATGGCCGCTGCTGTCTTTCTGTTCTGCATGCTGAGAAAAACCCCCTCGCTTGTTCGGTGCGGCACAGCCGCGATTACTTGCCACGAGGGTCGAGTGCGTCACGCAGCCCGTCCCCCAGCAGATTGAAGGCCAGCACGGTGATGAAGATCGCCATGCCGGGAATGACCATGAACATCGGGTCCACCTCGTAGAGGTCGACCGCCTGCGTGAGCATGCCGCCCCAGGAGGCCTGCGGCGGTGCGATACCGACGCCGAGGAAGCTGAGGGACGCCTCGAAGAGGATGTTCGTGGGGATGAGCAGCGTCGCGTACACGAGGATCGGCGCGATCAGGTTCGGCAGCAGCTCGCGGAAGAGGATGAACGGACCGCGTGCGCCCAGCGACCTGGAGGCCTCGACGAACTCCCGCTCGCGCAGCGACAGGGTCTGCGCGCGGACGATGCGGCCGATGTACGGCCAGCTGAAGAAGCCGATCACGAAGATCAGGACCGCGATCCGCAGGGTGAGCCCTTCCATCCCGAACGCTTCACCCTGCAGGGAGGCGGAGATGGAGATCGCGAAGAGCAGCAGCGGGAAGGCCAGGAAGGTGTCCATCATCCGGCTGATGAAGCTGTCCACCCAGCCGCCGTAGAACCCCGCCACGACACCCATCACGACGCCGATGACGACGGAGAGGAGCGTGGAGCCCACGGCGACGACGAGGGAGACCCAGGAGCCTTCGAGGATGCGCGCCAGGATGTCGCGGCCGGTCTGCGGCTCGACACCGAGCGGGTGGTCCCAGCTCATCCCGCCGAAGTCGCCCTTGGGCGCCAGCAGGAGGGGGTCGACCAGGCTCTGGTTGAACGCGTCGGGGTCGAGACCGAGGAGCGACTGCAGGGGCTTGGACAGCAGGGCGGTGAGGATCAGCAGGATGACAACGATGCCGCCGGCCATTGCCGCCTTGTCCCGCTTGAAGCGGGTCCAGGCGATCCGGCCGAGGGAGCGGCCCTCGATCTGCTTGCGCCCGGCGCCTTCCAGCACCGCTTCGGGCTGCACATCCGCCCTGGTGGTCTCGATAGGTGCCGTCATTGCGCTGGAGACCCCTCTCGGCCGACGGTGGCCGGCCCATGACCGCCGCTGTAGCGGCTCGTACAAACACATGAGGCACGTGGTGATGCGTCGACTGAACCGCCCCTGTTTGAAAGGGGCGTGAGCCGGGCATGGACCACCTGCTGTGTGGAGTCTTCAACCACTTTGCGATCACCCGCCAGACCTGACGGGGAATGTTTGCGCAACCGTGATGCTGTCAATGGGTTTCCGTTATGCGGACAGCCGGGCCTGCTGAGCGCACCACTCGGTCACTAATCCGCGATAACGGGACATCACACCCAACAGGGCTCATCCAGTGGCGTATTGCCAGGGCGGCCCCTGTCGGCGGCGCCCGTATGACGTCGCCTCAGAAGCGTCAGTAGGCGTGCGGCGGATAGCCGTAACCCGGCGCGGCGGCGGGCGGCGGACCCGCCGGAGCGTGCGCCTCACGGTCGTAGAACGGACGCGTGTTGGCGCGCAGCCACATGG from Streptomyces sp. B1I3 includes:
- a CDS encoding ABC transporter permease; this translates as MTAPIETTRADVQPEAVLEGAGRKQIEGRSLGRIAWTRFKRDKAAMAGGIVVILLILTALLSKPLQSLLGLDPDAFNQSLVDPLLLAPKGDFGGMSWDHPLGVEPQTGRDILARILEGSWVSLVVAVGSTLLSVVIGVVMGVVAGFYGGWVDSFISRMMDTFLAFPLLLFAISISASLQGEAFGMEGLTLRIAVLIFVIGFFSWPYIGRIVRAQTLSLREREFVEASRSLGARGPFILFRELLPNLIAPILVYATLLIPTNILFEASLSFLGVGIAPPQASWGGMLTQAVDLYEVDPMFMVIPGMAIFITVLAFNLLGDGLRDALDPRGK